In the Mus pahari chromosome 19, PAHARI_EIJ_v1.1, whole genome shotgun sequence genome, one interval contains:
- the Ccdc97 gene encoding coiled-coil domain-containing protein 97 isoform X1 yields the protein MAAAEVAERKPDDDCVEPRGVHWGELSQTSIPSGPQEEGTAESTPGIPNSDSSQAESPAVSAMLHAIAASHLPVCSQQQGEPDLTEPEKVAILGQLYHKKPLVFLERFRTGLREEHLACFGHLRGDHRADFYCAEVARQGNARPRTLRTRLRNRRYAALRELIQGGEYFSDEQMRFRAPLLYEQYIGQYLTQEELNARTAAPQAPRSGSPGTPAYPLSDLLFQSYQERELQQKLLRQQEEEEACFEEEEDSDEEDQRSDKDSEAWVPDSEERLILREEFTSRMHQRFLDGKDGGFDYSTVDDNPDFDNLDIVARDEEDRYFDEEEPEDVSSAELGGD from the exons ATGGCAGCTGCAGAGGTGGCGGAGAGGAAGCCCGATGATG ACTGTGTGGAGCCCAGAGGTGTGCACTGGGGGGAGCTGAGCCAGACTTCCATTCCATCTGGACCGCAGGAGGAGGGGACAGCAGAGAGTACGCCAGGCATCCCCAACAGCGACAGCTCCCAGGCAGAGAGCCCGGCCGTGAGTGCCATGTTGCATGCCATTGCTGCCAGCCACCTGCCTGTATGCAGCCAGCAGCAGGGTGAGCCTGATTTGACAGAGCCGGAGAAGGTGGCTATCCTGGGCCAGCTGTATCACAAGAAGCCGCTGGTGTTCCTGGAGCGCTTCCGCACAGGCCTCCGGGAAGAGCACCTGGCGTGCTTCGGCCATCTGCGTGGAGACCACCGTGCTGATTTCTACTGTGCTGAGGTTGCCCGGCAAGGCAATGCCCGGCCTCGAACCCTGCGCACCCGCCTGCGTAACCGGCGTTATGCTGCCCTGCGTGAGCTCATCCAAG GAGGTGAGTACTTTAGCGACGAGCAGATGCGGTTCCGGGCCCCTCTACTGTACGAGCAGTACATAGGACAATATCTCACCCAGGAGGAGCTCAATGCCCGCACAGCAGCCCCGCAAGCCCCCAGGTCCGGCTCCCCCGGCACGCCTGCCTATCCACTCTCCGACCTGCTGTTTCAGTCCTACCAGGAACGGGAGCTGCAACAAAAGCTGCTCCggcagcaagaggaggaggaggcttgctttgaggaggaagaggacagcgATGAGGAAG ACCAGAGGTCGGATAAAGACTCGGAAGCCTGGGTGCCTGACTCGGAAGAGAGACTGATCCTTCGAGAGGAGTTCACTAGCCGCATGCACCAGCGATTCCTGGATGGCAAAGATGGGGGCTTTGACTACAG CACCGTGGATGACAACCCTGACTTTGACAACCTGGACATCGTGGCACGTGATGAGGAGGATCGGTACTTTgatgaagaggagcctgaggatgTATCTAGCGCAGAGCTGGGTGGAGACTGA
- the Ccdc97 gene encoding coiled-coil domain-containing protein 97 isoform X2: protein MLHAIAASHLPVCSQQQGEPDLTEPEKVAILGQLYHKKPLVFLERFRTGLREEHLACFGHLRGDHRADFYCAEVARQGNARPRTLRTRLRNRRYAALRELIQGGEYFSDEQMRFRAPLLYEQYIGQYLTQEELNARTAAPQAPRSGSPGTPAYPLSDLLFQSYQERELQQKLLRQQEEEEACFEEEEDSDEEDQRSDKDSEAWVPDSEERLILREEFTSRMHQRFLDGKDGGFDYSTVDDNPDFDNLDIVARDEEDRYFDEEEPEDVSSAELGGD from the exons ATGTTGCATGCCATTGCTGCCAGCCACCTGCCTGTATGCAGCCAGCAGCAGGGTGAGCCTGATTTGACAGAGCCGGAGAAGGTGGCTATCCTGGGCCAGCTGTATCACAAGAAGCCGCTGGTGTTCCTGGAGCGCTTCCGCACAGGCCTCCGGGAAGAGCACCTGGCGTGCTTCGGCCATCTGCGTGGAGACCACCGTGCTGATTTCTACTGTGCTGAGGTTGCCCGGCAAGGCAATGCCCGGCCTCGAACCCTGCGCACCCGCCTGCGTAACCGGCGTTATGCTGCCCTGCGTGAGCTCATCCAAG GAGGTGAGTACTTTAGCGACGAGCAGATGCGGTTCCGGGCCCCTCTACTGTACGAGCAGTACATAGGACAATATCTCACCCAGGAGGAGCTCAATGCCCGCACAGCAGCCCCGCAAGCCCCCAGGTCCGGCTCCCCCGGCACGCCTGCCTATCCACTCTCCGACCTGCTGTTTCAGTCCTACCAGGAACGGGAGCTGCAACAAAAGCTGCTCCggcagcaagaggaggaggaggcttgctttgaggaggaagaggacagcgATGAGGAAG ACCAGAGGTCGGATAAAGACTCGGAAGCCTGGGTGCCTGACTCGGAAGAGAGACTGATCCTTCGAGAGGAGTTCACTAGCCGCATGCACCAGCGATTCCTGGATGGCAAAGATGGGGGCTTTGACTACAG CACCGTGGATGACAACCCTGACTTTGACAACCTGGACATCGTGGCACGTGATGAGGAGGATCGGTACTTTgatgaagaggagcctgaggatgTATCTAGCGCAGAGCTGGGTGGAGACTGA